In a single window of the Streptomyces sp. NBC_00285 genome:
- a CDS encoding sensor histidine kinase has protein sequence MAVHARASNRAGRREPRAGRQPALRTVLLVLALVPIVTLVALWAVDSAQLYSDWRRQQDRNDVSTQAARPVLGAFFSLQEERRLSEAALADPAAYQKQLSAQRTRTDAAVKAVEALPDRGWNAPADIRADVVDLGRALHNLADYRAGVDGRTASPQRTFDNYTGLISRHLKVFNTLSTVGLPGIDHLVRPVIDEEWGAEMISREDALLTHASASGKLSGDERAQLAALIGAQQFIYDDKVVPLLSDDEARQFRTLMAGSAWKKKTAVEQAALAGSAGGDTERFSKGPARNWRDSVQQVTTQLQVRNAAYAKTLTAATDKQLRAMETRLIVTSATNAVGVLVVALITVLFTRMLRRRISALRTAALDLQTRLPDVVARLRRGEVVDPDAELPAIQHGGDELGQLGRALNLARHTALDTTVAQVGQLHGFEKLLQRIARRTQLLIGLQMKKLSELERKHEDPEILEDLFDLDHLTARLRRYEENLVILGGGQPQRRWRKPVLVLDVLRSAQSEVQDYRRIQIEVQGRVWLSERAVGLVIHVLAELMENAVGFSRPPTPVEVYAAQVGRGLAVEIEDRGVGMDAGQYEAVNRLMADPPRMDVMSRADDVRLGLYVVARLAQGLGIQVELRPSAFGGTRVVVLIPDELVVIEDSGQPVEETVGSWPPAPDLVASAVEVAPGAAHGPAPHARRPATGGAPPGAAALRERLQNGPPRPVPQQSGPPGTGADQVRAPRRPLPSQPFGPPPVHLAPAALGAPSRPAAPDVVQPLPKRVRQASLADELRDPDAAVRAASDEREAGPRPTPARSGATVGAFQRQSRMARRTTPTADHGPAGALPTRRSFPTED, from the coding sequence GTGGCAGTGCATGCGCGAGCGTCGAACAGAGCGGGCCGACGGGAACCCCGAGCCGGACGGCAGCCGGCGCTGCGCACGGTCCTGCTCGTCCTGGCCCTGGTGCCCATCGTGACCCTGGTGGCGCTGTGGGCGGTCGACTCCGCGCAGCTCTACTCCGACTGGAGGCGCCAGCAGGACCGCAACGACGTGTCCACGCAGGCCGCCCGGCCGGTACTGGGCGCCTTCTTCAGCCTGCAGGAGGAACGCCGGCTCAGCGAGGCGGCCCTGGCCGACCCCGCCGCGTACCAGAAGCAGTTGAGCGCACAGCGGACCCGCACCGACGCCGCCGTCAAGGCCGTGGAGGCGCTGCCCGACAGGGGTTGGAACGCGCCGGCCGACATCCGCGCCGACGTCGTCGACCTGGGCAGGGCCCTGCACAACCTGGCGGACTACCGCGCGGGCGTCGACGGGCGGACCGCCTCGCCGCAGCGGACGTTCGACAACTACACGGGTCTGATCTCCCGCCACCTGAAGGTGTTCAACACACTCAGCACCGTCGGCCTGCCCGGCATCGACCACCTGGTGCGCCCGGTCATCGACGAGGAGTGGGGCGCGGAGATGATCTCGCGCGAGGACGCGCTGCTCACCCACGCCTCGGCGAGCGGCAAGCTCTCCGGTGACGAGCGGGCGCAGCTCGCCGCCTTGATCGGCGCCCAGCAGTTCATCTACGACGACAAGGTCGTGCCGCTGCTGTCCGACGACGAGGCGCGGCAGTTCCGCACGCTCATGGCGGGCAGCGCGTGGAAGAAGAAGACCGCCGTCGAACAGGCCGCGCTTGCGGGCTCCGCCGGCGGCGACACGGAACGCTTCTCCAAGGGGCCCGCGCGGAACTGGCGCGACAGCGTCCAGCAGGTCACCACACAACTCCAGGTACGCAACGCCGCCTACGCGAAGACCCTGACGGCCGCCACCGACAAGCAGTTGCGGGCGATGGAGACCCGGCTGATCGTCACCAGCGCCACCAACGCCGTCGGCGTGCTCGTGGTCGCCCTGATCACCGTCCTGTTCACCCGCATGCTGCGCCGGAGGATCTCCGCACTGCGCACCGCGGCACTGGACCTGCAGACCCGGCTGCCGGACGTGGTGGCCCGCCTGCGCCGGGGCGAGGTCGTCGATCCGGACGCCGAACTCCCGGCGATCCAGCACGGCGGCGACGAACTCGGACAGCTGGGCCGGGCCCTCAACCTCGCCCGCCACACCGCCCTCGACACCACGGTGGCCCAGGTGGGCCAGCTCCACGGTTTCGAAAAACTCCTGCAGCGCATCGCCCGCCGCACCCAGCTGCTCATCGGCCTGCAGATGAAGAAGCTGAGCGAACTGGAGCGCAAGCACGAGGACCCCGAGATCCTGGAGGACCTCTTCGACCTCGACCACCTCACCGCGAGGCTGCGCCGCTATGAGGAGAACCTGGTCATCCTCGGTGGCGGTCAGCCCCAACGGCGCTGGCGCAAGCCGGTGTTGGTGCTGGATGTGCTGCGCTCCGCGCAGAGCGAGGTGCAGGACTACCGGCGGATCCAGATCGAGGTGCAGGGCCGCGTCTGGCTGTCCGAGCGTGCCGTCGGCCTCGTCATCCACGTCCTGGCCGAGCTGATGGAGAACGCGGTCGGCTTCTCCCGGCCGCCGACTCCCGTGGAGGTGTACGCCGCCCAGGTGGGGCGCGGTCTCGCCGTGGAGATCGAGGACCGCGGCGTGGGCATGGACGCCGGGCAGTACGAGGCGGTCAACCGGCTGATGGCCGACCCGCCCCGCATGGACGTGATGTCGCGGGCCGACGACGTCAGGCTCGGGCTGTACGTCGTCGCCCGCCTCGCGCAGGGCCTGGGCATCCAGGTGGAGTTGCGGCCCTCGGCGTTCGGCGGGACGCGGGTGGTCGTCCTCATCCCGGACGAACTGGTCGTCATCGAGGACTCCGGACAGCCCGTCGAGGAGACCGTGGGTTCCTGGCCGCCCGCGCCCGACCTGGTGGCGTCGGCCGTCGAGGTGGCACCGGGCGCGGCTCACGGTCCGGCCCCGCACGCCCGGCGCCCTGCCACCGGTGGTGCACCGCCCGGTGCGGCCGCCCTGCGGGAGAGGCTGCAGAACGGCCCGCCGCGTCCCGTACCGCAGCAGTCCGGCCCGCCGGGCACGGGTGCGGACCAGGTCCGCGCACCGCGCCGGCCTCTGCCGTCCCAGCCTTTCGGCCCACCGCCGGTCCACCTGGCACCGGCCGCCCTCGGCGCACCGTCCCGGCCCGCCGCCCCGGATGTCGTGCAACCGCTGCCCAAACGCGTGCGTCAGGCCAGCCTGGCCGACGAACTGCGCGACCCCGACGCGGCCGTACGGGCCGCCTCGGACGAGCGGGAGGCCGGCCCCCGGCCCACGCCGGCCCGTTCCGGCGCCACCGTCGGTGCCTTCCAACGGCAGTCCCGGATGGCCCGGCGTACGACCCCCACGGCAGACCACGGCCCCGCCGGCGCCCTGCCGACCCGCAGAAGTTTCCCGACGGAAGACTGA
- a CDS encoding roadblock/LC7 domain-containing protein, whose amino-acid sequence MTLRTTATHQDLDWLLDGLVEQVPGTRHAIVLSDDGLVVSQSGTIARGDAERLAAVATGQQSLARGVGTLFDGGPVHQVIVELADLWLFISAAGRGTHLAVVASQEVDAELMAVAMHTLMQQVGRRLGAETRVVMPAVEGGVRE is encoded by the coding sequence ATGACGCTGCGAACGACCGCCACTCATCAGGATCTCGACTGGCTGCTGGACGGCCTGGTCGAACAGGTCCCCGGCACCCGGCACGCCATCGTGCTGTCCGACGACGGTCTGGTGGTGAGCCAGTCCGGCACCATCGCCCGGGGCGACGCCGAGCGTCTCGCCGCCGTGGCCACCGGCCAGCAGAGTCTGGCCCGCGGGGTGGGGACGCTCTTCGACGGGGGGCCGGTCCACCAGGTGATCGTCGAGCTGGCCGACCTGTGGCTGTTCATCTCCGCCGCCGGCCGTGGCACACACCTGGCGGTCGTGGCCTCCCAGGAGGTGGACGCCGAACTGATGGCCGTGGCCATGCACACGCTCATGCAGCAGGTCGGCCGGCGTCTCGGCGCGGAGACACGCGTCGTGATGCCCGCCGTCGAGGGCGGTGTACGTGAGTGA
- a CDS encoding DUF742 domain-containing protein, with product MEPDDADAQSVRPYTITQGRTAPGRDDLTLITLVTTVEPDVPGRSSRGLQPEHRAILRQCRAPAAVAEIAAGLDLPISVAKILIDDLVALGRATTRPPLAVAAGSTVDMNLLRAVRDGLRRL from the coding sequence ATGGAGCCGGACGACGCGGATGCCCAGTCGGTGCGGCCCTACACGATCACCCAGGGCCGCACCGCCCCGGGCCGCGACGACCTCACCTTGATCACCCTGGTCACGACCGTCGAGCCGGACGTTCCGGGCCGGTCCTCACGCGGTCTGCAACCCGAGCACCGCGCCATCCTGCGGCAGTGCCGTGCACCGGCGGCGGTCGCCGAGATCGCCGCAGGACTGGACCTGCCGATCTCGGTGGCGAAGATACTGATCGACGACCTGGTAGCCCTGGGCAGGGCGACCACCCGTCCGCCGCTCGCAGTCGCGGCAGGAAGCACCGTGGACATGAACCTACTTCGGGCGGTGAGGGATGGCCTTCGTAGACTCTGA
- a CDS encoding GTP-binding protein: protein MAFVDSDLTPRAVGAAPAAVKILVAGGFGVGKTTLVGAVSEVAPLRTEEYLTVASVGVDDVEGVERKSTTTVAMDFGRIMVSPRLVVYLFGTPGQERFWFMWNDLVHGALGAVVLADTRRLESSFASIDFFESRRIPFVVGVNCFHGRRDRDEGEVREALDLDPDVPLMMGDMRERSVGRDLLLSLADHLIRTNSIT, encoded by the coding sequence ATGGCCTTCGTAGACTCTGACCTCACCCCACGCGCCGTCGGCGCGGCTCCCGCGGCCGTCAAGATCCTTGTGGCCGGTGGCTTCGGCGTCGGCAAGACGACCCTCGTCGGCGCGGTGAGCGAGGTGGCGCCCCTGCGCACCGAGGAGTACCTCACCGTCGCCAGTGTCGGCGTCGACGACGTCGAGGGCGTCGAACGCAAGTCCACCACCACCGTCGCCATGGACTTCGGCCGCATCATGGTCAGCCCCCGCCTGGTGGTCTATCTCTTCGGCACGCCCGGGCAGGAGCGCTTCTGGTTCATGTGGAACGACCTCGTGCACGGCGCGCTGGGTGCGGTCGTCCTCGCCGACACCCGCAGACTGGAGAGCAGCTTCGCGTCCATCGACTTCTTCGAGAGCCGGCGCATTCCCTTCGTGGTGGGAGTCAACTGCTTCCACGGGCGCCGGGACCGGGACGAGGGCGAGGTGCGTGAGGCGCTCGATCTCGACCCCGACGTCCCGCTGATGATGGGTGACATGCGCGAACGGTCGGTCGGCCGCGACCTGTTGCTGTCCCTGGCCGACCATCTCATCCGAACTAACTCGATTACCTAG
- a CDS encoding FadR/GntR family transcriptional regulator has translation MSETGRRGGGGINGVQVRVPKMAELVAARLRRMIVRGELAEGDALPSETALMEEFAVSRPTLREAFRVLESESLINVRRGARGGARVQIPEGTVAARYAGVVLEYRGTTLKDVYDARTVIEAPCAGLLAERRTDEDLERLRAAVAEAERLMDDPSAFIRAHMEFHALVVELAGNETLGVLNGMVRHIIDQANWSHVDLDAGSPENIRANRRGFRAHGALVDLVAARRTEDAEELWRVHLQEAEDYLLRSRSMTTVLDLLG, from the coding sequence ATGAGTGAGACCGGAAGACGGGGCGGAGGCGGGATCAACGGCGTCCAGGTGCGGGTTCCCAAGATGGCCGAGCTGGTGGCGGCACGGCTGCGCCGGATGATCGTGCGCGGCGAACTCGCCGAGGGGGACGCGCTGCCGTCCGAGACGGCCCTCATGGAGGAGTTCGCCGTCTCCCGGCCCACCCTGCGCGAGGCGTTCCGGGTGCTGGAGTCGGAGTCGCTGATCAATGTGCGCCGGGGCGCCCGTGGCGGGGCCCGGGTGCAGATCCCGGAGGGCACGGTGGCCGCCCGCTACGCGGGCGTGGTGCTGGAGTACCGGGGAACGACCCTCAAGGACGTGTACGACGCCCGTACGGTCATCGAGGCGCCGTGCGCCGGGCTGCTGGCCGAGCGGCGCACGGACGAGGACCTGGAGCGGCTGCGGGCCGCGGTCGCCGAGGCGGAGCGGCTCATGGACGACCCCTCGGCGTTCATCCGCGCCCATATGGAGTTCCACGCCCTCGTCGTCGAGCTGGCCGGCAACGAGACGCTCGGCGTGCTCAACGGCATGGTCCGCCACATCATCGACCAGGCGAACTGGTCCCATGTCGACCTCGACGCCGGCAGCCCCGAGAACATCCGGGCCAACCGCCGGGGCTTCCGCGCCCACGGCGCACTCGTGGACCTGGTCGCCGCGCGCCGGACCGAGGACGCCGAGGAACTGTGGCGCGTCCACCTCCAGGAGGCCGAGGACTATCTGTTGCGGAGCAGGTCCATGACGACGGTCCTGGACCTGCTCGGCTGA
- a CDS encoding LLM class F420-dependent oxidoreductase produces the protein MKVDGKLNVWSTGEVVEEARHHEKAGYDGLWASESKHDPFLPLLLAAEHTDRLEIGTAIAVAFARSPMQLAYTAHDLQTYSGGRLSLGLGSQIKPHIERRFSMPWSRPAARMREYVSALHAIWAAWNEGEKLDFRGDFYTHTLMAPFFSPPPATGGAPKVFVAAVGEAMTRVAGEVADGLLAHGFTTERYLREVTLPTVKAGLAAGGRTRGDFSVSHLLLTATGRTEEEMARAVDGTRRQIAFYGSTPAYRGVLELHGWGELGDELNALSKSAREDKWEAMGRLVDDDVLHTFAVVAEPDRVADEIRRRYGALVDRVSFYTAYEIDAEVWEPIVQDLRES, from the coding sequence ATGAAGGTCGACGGCAAACTCAACGTGTGGAGCACCGGCGAGGTGGTCGAGGAGGCGCGGCACCACGAGAAAGCCGGTTACGACGGGCTGTGGGCGTCCGAGTCCAAGCACGACCCCTTCCTGCCGCTCCTGCTCGCGGCCGAACACACCGACCGTCTGGAGATCGGTACCGCCATCGCGGTCGCCTTCGCCCGCTCCCCCATGCAACTCGCGTACACCGCACATGACTTGCAGACGTATTCCGGTGGGCGCCTCTCCCTCGGCCTCGGCAGCCAGATCAAGCCGCACATCGAGCGGCGGTTCTCGATGCCGTGGAGCCGCCCCGCGGCCCGTATGCGGGAGTACGTGAGCGCGTTGCACGCCATCTGGGCGGCCTGGAACGAGGGCGAGAAGCTCGACTTCCGCGGCGACTTCTACACGCACACCCTCATGGCCCCCTTCTTCTCCCCGCCACCCGCCACCGGCGGTGCGCCCAAGGTCTTCGTGGCGGCCGTCGGGGAGGCGATGACGCGAGTGGCGGGCGAGGTCGCGGACGGGCTCCTCGCGCACGGGTTCACCACCGAGCGCTATCTGCGGGAGGTCACGCTGCCGACCGTCAAGGCCGGCCTCGCGGCCGGCGGCCGTACCCGCGGCGACTTCTCCGTCTCCCATCTGCTGCTGACGGCGACCGGCCGCACCGAGGAGGAGATGGCCCGCGCGGTGGACGGCACCCGCCGGCAGATCGCCTTCTACGGCAGCACGCCCGCCTATCGCGGCGTCCTCGAACTGCACGGCTGGGGCGAACTCGGCGACGAGCTCAACGCGCTCTCGAAGTCGGCCCGCGAGGACAAGTGGGAGGCGATGGGCCGGCTCGTCGACGACGACGTCCTGCACACCTTCGCGGTGGTGGCGGAACCGGACCGGGTGGCGGACGAGATCCGGCGCCGGTACGGGGCACTCGTCGACCGCGTCTCCTTCTACACCGCGTACGAGATCGACGCCGAGGTGTGGGAGCCGATCGTGCAGGACCTGCGGGAGAGCTGA
- a CDS encoding acyl-CoA dehydrogenase family protein — protein sequence MDFAFSEEQEELGRTVRAFLADTSPETEVRRLMETPEGFDRALWRRMGSELGLQGLAVPEEYGGAGCGPVEVGVVMEEMGRALLCAPFLSSAVLATTTLLRCADEEARKRLLPGLASGELVGTLALTEDSACWDATGVRLTARESEGSWVLTGHKTFVLDGAAADVVLTVGRTEDGIGVFLVDGDAPGLTRAPLPTMDPTRRQARLDYNGVPATRLRTHGDGWELVAEVLDRAAVALAAEQVGVASRALDMAVEYAKVRHQFGRAIGSFQAVKHLLADVLLEVESARAAAHYALLAAEDQTPDLPAVASLAKAFCSDACLQATAENIQVHGGIGFTWEHPAHLYLKRAKTSQLLFGDPAYHRELLARRIGLDTVEGAA from the coding sequence ATGGACTTCGCGTTCAGCGAGGAGCAGGAGGAACTCGGGCGCACGGTACGGGCGTTCCTCGCGGACACCTCACCCGAGACGGAGGTGCGGCGCCTGATGGAGACCCCGGAGGGCTTCGACCGGGCGCTGTGGCGCCGGATGGGATCGGAGCTGGGGCTTCAGGGGCTGGCCGTACCCGAGGAGTACGGCGGGGCCGGGTGCGGGCCGGTCGAAGTGGGCGTGGTCATGGAGGAGATGGGCCGTGCGCTGCTGTGCGCGCCCTTCCTGTCCTCGGCCGTGCTCGCGACGACCACGCTGCTGCGGTGCGCCGACGAGGAGGCCCGTAAGCGCCTGCTGCCGGGGCTGGCCTCCGGCGAGCTCGTGGGGACGCTCGCCCTGACCGAGGACTCCGCCTGCTGGGACGCGACGGGAGTGCGGCTCACCGCCCGCGAGTCCGAGGGGAGTTGGGTGCTCACCGGACACAAGACGTTCGTCCTCGACGGCGCCGCCGCCGATGTCGTCCTCACCGTGGGCCGTACCGAGGACGGCATCGGCGTCTTCCTCGTGGACGGCGACGCGCCCGGTCTGACCCGGGCGCCGCTGCCCACCATGGATCCCACGCGTCGGCAGGCACGCCTCGACTACAACGGCGTACCCGCGACCCGTCTGCGGACCCACGGCGACGGCTGGGAGCTGGTCGCGGAGGTCCTGGACCGGGCCGCGGTGGCGCTGGCCGCCGAACAGGTCGGCGTGGCCTCCCGCGCGCTCGACATGGCGGTGGAGTACGCCAAGGTGCGCCACCAGTTCGGGCGGGCGATCGGCTCCTTCCAGGCCGTCAAGCACCTGCTGGCCGACGTGCTCCTGGAGGTGGAGTCGGCGCGTGCAGCCGCCCACTACGCCCTGCTCGCCGCCGAGGACCAGACCCCGGACCTGCCCGCCGTGGCGAGCCTGGCCAAGGCCTTCTGCTCCGACGCCTGTCTGCAGGCGACGGCGGAGAACATCCAGGTCCACGGCGGTATCGGCTTCACCTGGGAGCACCCGGCCCATCTGTATCTCAAGCGGGCCAAGACCTCACAACTGCTGTTCGGCGACCCGGCGTACCACCGGGAACTGCTCGCACGGCGCATCGGGCTGGACACGGTCGAAGGAGCGGCATGA
- a CDS encoding enoyl-CoA hydratase/isomerase family protein encodes MTDLVVTAVGPVRLVELNRPEQLNAMSEELHTALASVWEELAADPEARVIVLTGRGRAFSAGGNFDIMTRVQRESAFREQNVDEARRIVTGLVRCPLPVIAAVNGPAVGLGCSLALLSDLVLIADDTYVADPHVQVGLVAGDGGAYVLPLLVGLTRAKELLFLGDRVSAEDAVRLGIANRAVPRDKLMDEAMDLAVRLAALPAQALRETKRAVNRHLEQALDTVMEPALLAERDTMHAPDHIAAVERIIASRGRR; translated from the coding sequence ATGACGGATCTGGTGGTGACGGCCGTCGGGCCGGTCCGGCTGGTCGAGTTGAACCGGCCCGAGCAGCTGAACGCGATGAGCGAGGAACTGCACACCGCCCTCGCGTCAGTGTGGGAGGAGCTCGCAGCCGACCCCGAGGCGCGGGTGATCGTGCTCACCGGGCGCGGCCGGGCGTTCAGCGCCGGCGGCAACTTCGACATCATGACCCGGGTCCAGCGCGAGAGCGCCTTCCGGGAGCAGAACGTCGACGAGGCCCGGCGGATCGTCACCGGCCTGGTTCGCTGCCCCCTCCCGGTGATCGCGGCGGTCAACGGCCCGGCCGTCGGCCTCGGTTGCAGCCTCGCCCTGCTGAGCGACCTCGTACTGATCGCCGACGACACCTACGTCGCCGACCCGCACGTCCAGGTCGGCCTCGTCGCAGGCGACGGCGGTGCCTACGTCCTGCCGCTGCTCGTGGGACTGACCCGGGCGAAGGAACTGCTGTTCCTGGGCGACCGAGTGAGCGCCGAGGACGCCGTCCGGCTGGGTATCGCCAACCGGGCCGTGCCCAGGGACAAGCTCATGGACGAGGCCATGGACCTGGCCGTACGCCTGGCCGCCCTGCCCGCGCAGGCGCTGCGCGAGACCAAGCGCGCGGTCAACCGGCACCTGGAGCAGGCCCTCGACACCGTGATGGAACCGGCCCTGCTCGCCGAGCGGGACACCATGCACGCACCTGACCACATCGCCGCGGTCGAGCGGATCATCGCCTCGCGCGGCCGACGCTGA
- a CDS encoding crotonase/enoyl-CoA hydratase family protein produces MAEQEYETVRAEVADRILTVTLNRPERLNAFNPQMMQDLLDVLDAADADDGIRVTVVTGAGRGFCAGADVSSGGSSFDHRKAGAWHRDTGGRVALRIFSSTKPVIAAINGPAAGVGASMTLPMDIRLASTSAKFGFVFARRGIVPESAASWFLPRAVGMQRAMEWVATGRVFGPEEALAAGLVRSVHPPEELLPAAYALAREIAENTSAISVALSRQMMWRMLGEPHPMAAHRLDSRIMSQIGGGPDPVEGVESFLAKRPPEFPALVSKDMPALYPWWQEEDFRPLGE; encoded by the coding sequence ATGGCGGAGCAGGAGTACGAGACCGTGCGGGCCGAGGTGGCGGACCGGATCCTCACCGTCACCCTGAACCGGCCCGAGCGGCTCAACGCCTTCAACCCGCAGATGATGCAGGACCTGCTCGACGTCCTGGACGCGGCCGACGCGGACGACGGGATACGGGTGACCGTGGTGACGGGCGCCGGACGCGGCTTCTGCGCGGGCGCGGACGTCAGCTCGGGCGGCTCCTCCTTCGACCACCGCAAGGCGGGCGCCTGGCACCGGGACACCGGTGGCCGGGTCGCGCTGCGGATCTTCTCCAGCACCAAACCGGTCATCGCGGCGATCAACGGCCCGGCTGCCGGTGTCGGGGCCAGCATGACCCTGCCCATGGACATCCGCCTGGCGTCGACCTCGGCGAAGTTCGGCTTCGTCTTCGCGCGCCGCGGCATCGTGCCGGAGTCGGCGGCGAGCTGGTTCCTGCCGCGGGCGGTCGGAATGCAGCGGGCCATGGAGTGGGTGGCCACGGGCCGCGTCTTCGGTCCCGAGGAGGCGCTGGCCGCCGGGCTGGTCCGCTCCGTCCACCCTCCCGAGGAGCTGCTGCCGGCGGCGTACGCACTCGCCCGGGAGATCGCCGAGAACACCTCCGCGATCTCGGTGGCCCTGTCCCGCCAGATGATGTGGCGGATGCTCGGCGAACCCCACCCCATGGCGGCGCACCGGCTCGACTCGCGGATCATGAGCCAGATCGGCGGCGGCCCGGACCCCGTCGAGGGGGTCGAGTCCTTCCTCGCCAAGCGGCCGCCGGAGTTTCCCGCCCTGGTCAGCAAGGACATGCCGGCCCTCTACCCCTGGTGGCAGGAGGAGGACTTCCGTCCACTGGGGGAGTAG